The proteins below come from a single Cervus elaphus chromosome 4, mCerEla1.1, whole genome shotgun sequence genomic window:
- the KCNC3 gene encoding LOW QUALITY PROTEIN: potassium voltage-gated channel subfamily C member 3 (The sequence of the model RefSeq protein was modified relative to this genomic sequence to represent the inferred CDS: deleted 1 base in 1 codon) has translation MLSSVCVSSFRGRQAASKQQPAPPPQPSESPPPLPSPPPPPPLLQEQQPAQPGPAASPAGPPAPRGPGGRRAEPCPGLPAAAMGRHGGGGGDSGKIVINVGGVRHETYRSTLRTLPGTRLAGLTEPEAAARFDYDPGADEFFFDRHPGVFAYVLNYYRTGKLHCPADVCGPLFEEELGFWGIDETDVEACCWMTYRQHRDAEEALDSFEAPDPSGAANAANAAGAHDAGLDDEAGAGGGGLDGAGGELKRLCFQDAGGGAGGPPGGAGGAGGTWWRRWQPRVWALFEDPYSSRAARYVAFASLFFILISITTFCLETHEGFIHISNKTVTQASPIPGAPPENITNVEVETEPFLTYVEGVCVVWFTFEFLMRITFCPDKVEFLKSSLNIIDCVAILPFYLEVGLSGLSSKAAKDVLGFLRVVRFVRILRIFKLTRHFVGLRVLGHTLRASTNEFLLLIIFLALGVLIFATMIYYAERIGADPNDILGSNHTYFKNIPIGFWWAVVTMTTLGYGDMYPKTWSGMLVGALCALAGVLTIAMPVPVIVNNFGMYYSLAMAKQKLPKKKNKHIPRPPQPGSPNYCKPDPPPPPPLPPHHGSGGISPPPPITPPSMGVTVAGAYPPGPHTHPGLLRGGAGGLGIMGLPPLPAPGEPCPLAQEEVVEINRADPRPNGDPAAAALAHEDCPAIDQPAMSPEDKSPITPGSRGRYGRDRACFLLTDYAPSPDGSIRKATGAPPLPPQTGVSQAPQASCPTSTPTLQPGYPPSGRTPSPRGYEKSRSLSSIAGLSGVSLRLAPLATPPGSPRAARRAPPTLPSIL, from the exons ATGCTGAGCTCAGTCTGCGTCTCGTCCTTCCGCGGGCGCCAGGCGGCTAGCAAACAGCAGCcggcgccgccgccgcagccGTCCGAGTCCCCGCCACCGCTGccctcgccgccgccgccaccgccgttGCTGCAAGAGCAGCAACCTGCGCAGCCCGGCCCCGCCGCGTCCCCGGCGGGCCCCCCGGCACCCCGCGGGCCCGGGGGCCGGCGCGCCGAGCCATGCCCCGGGCTGCCGGCGGCGGCCATGGGGCGgcacggcggcggcggtggcgacAGTGGCAAGATCGTGATCAACGTGGGCGGCGTGCGCCATGAGACGTACCGCTCGACGCTGCGCACCCTGCCGGGGACGCGGCTGGCCGGCCTGACGGAGCCCGAGGCGGCGGCGCGTTTCGACTACGACCCGGGCGCCGATGAGTTCTTCTTTGACCGGCATCCGGGTGTCTTCGCTTACGTGCTCAACTACTACCGTACGGGCAAGCTGCACTGCCCGGCCGACGTGTGCGGGCCGCTCTTCGAGGAGGAGCTCGGCTTTTGGGGCATCGACGAGACCGACGTGGAGGCCTGCTGCTGGATGACCTACCGGCAGCACCGGGACGCCGAGGAAGCGCTCGACTCCTTCGAGGCACCCGACCCTTCGGGCGCCGCGAACGCTGCCAACGCCGCGGGCGCCCACGACGCGGGTCTGGACGACGAggcgggcgcgggcggcggcggcctgGACGGCGCCGGCGGCGAGCTCAAGCGCCTCTGCTTCCAGGACGCGGGCGGCGGCGCCGGGGGCCCGCCAGGGGGCGCGGGCGGCGCGGGCGGCACGTGGTGGCGCCGCTGGCAGCCCCGGGTGTGGGCGCTCTTCGAGGACCCCTACTCGTCGCGGGCCGCCAGG TATGTGGCGTTCGCCTCCCTCTTCTTCATCCTCATCTCCATCACCACCTTCTGCCTGGAGACCCACGAGGGCTTCATCCACATCAGTAACAAGACAGTGACACAAGCCTCCCCGATCCCTGGGGCTCCGCCAGAGAACATCACCAATGTGGAGGTGGAGACGGAGCCCTTCCTGACCTACGTGGAGGGCGTGTGCGTGGTCTGGTTCACCTTTGAGTTTCTCATGCGCATCACCTTCTGCCCAGACAAGGTGGAATTTCTCAAGAGCAGCCTCAATATCATTGACTGTGTGGCCATCCTGCCCTTCTATCTGGAGGTGGGGCTCTCCGGCCTCAGCTCCAAGGCTGCCAAAGACGTGCTGGGCTTCCTGCGGGTCGTCCGCTTCGTCCGGATCCTGCGGATCTTCAAGCTCACGCGGCACTTTGTGGGGCTGCGCGTACTCGGCCACACGCTCCGCGCCAGCACCAACGAGTTCTTGCTGCTCATCATCTTCCTGGCCCTGGGCGTGCTCATTTTCGCCACCATGATCTACTATGCCGAGCGCATCGGCGCCGACCCCAACGACATCCTGGGCTCCAACCACACCTACTTCAAGAACATCCCCATCGGCTTCTGGTGGGCCGTGGTCACCATGACAACCCTGGGCTACGGAGACATGTACCCCAAGACGTGGTCGGGGATGCTGGTCGGGGCGCTGTGTGCCCTGGCTGGGGTGCTCACCATCGCCATGCCAGTGCCCGTCATTGTGAACAACTTCGGCATGTACTATTCGCTGGCCATGGCCAAACAGAAGCTGCCCAAGAAGAAGAACAAACACATTCCCCGGCCCCCGCAGCCTGGCTCGCCCAACTATTGCAAGCCcgacccgcccccgccccccccactcCCTCCTCACCATGGCAGCGGCGGcatcagccccccaccccccatcacccCGCCCTCCATGGGGGTGACTGTGGCCGGGGCTTACCCGCCGGGcccccacacacaccctgggCTGCTCAGGGGGGGAGCGGGTGGGCTCGGAATCATGGGGCTGCCTCCTCTGCCGGCCCCTGGGGAGCCCTGCCCATTGGCTCAGGAGGAAGTGGTTGAGATCAACCGGGCAG ATCCCCGCCCCAACGGGGACCCTGCAGCTGCTGCGCTGGCCCATGAGGACTGCCCGGCCATTGACCAGCCCGCCATGTCCCCGGAAGACAAGAGTCCCATCACCCCTGGGAGCCGGGGCCGCTATGGCCGGGACCGAGCCTGCTTCCTCCTCACCGACTACGCCCCATCCCCTGATGGCTCCATCCGGAAAG ccactggtgctcccccactg cccccccAGACTGGCGTAAGCCAGGCCCCCCAAGCTTCTTGCCCGACCTCAACGCCAACGCTGCAGCCTGGATATCCCCCTAGTGGACGAACCCCCTCCCCCCGGG gttaCGAGAAATCCCGCAGCCTGAGCAGCATCGCGGGCCTGAGCGGGGTGTCCCTGCGCCTCGCCCCCCTTGCCACTCCCCCCGGCTCCCCCAGGGCCGCCCGCCGCgctcccccaaccctgccctcCATCCTCTAG